The region CCTCCTATCCAGTCCCCAAACCCTCTGCAGTTCTCTCAACCCTTACTTCCTGGGCACTGCTTTAGAAGACTCAGCAAATCTTTGTGAGGTGCTTTTTGTGCTGGGTATACCTAAGGTTTTGACCTCGGGGCACTTACCTTCCAGTGGGGCTCCAAGAGCAATGAgcaagaaaattaatttcaaagaTGTTTTCTTAGAGTTCTGAGTTTATGGAGAAAATGACATCGAGTGATGAAGGACAGTCTTGAACACAGCAGAGCAGCTGCTAGGCAGGCAGCAGAGTGCTTGTTACCAGTATGAGGGTGTCAGCATGTAAAGATCTGGGGCCAAAAAGTCCCAGTGGTGGACCAAGGCTGGCAACTGCAGTGAGTGCCAGGGATGAGAACCTCAAAAATGTTTGTGGAATGCAGGACCCAACCTAACCCAAGTGCTACAGCAGGGTACCTGGCAGGGGCATCTTGGCACCTGTGCCCCTTGCCTTGGgggggtatctttttttttttttttgacacagtctcactatgtcgccctcagtagactgctgtgacatcacagttcatagcaacctccaattcttgggcttaagggattctcttgcctcagcctcccaaatagctgggactacaggtgcccgccacaactcctggctattttttgttgcatttgtcattgatgtttagctggccagggccaggttcaaacccaccagcccaggtgtatgtggccggcgccctactcactgtgctatgggtgccaccttaggGAAGATATCTTAGTTGGGTTTCGGGCTCAGCTATATCCTCCTTGCTAGTTTCCAAAGAAACCGGAAGTGGACTGGGCTGTGACCCACACTCCTGATGGCTACTCAGGACTTACTGGTCGTGTTATGCAAATGAGCTGAGAAGCCTTTTCCTCTTCACTAAGCAAGAACCTAAGGGAGGGGGCACCATGATGGCAGGAAGCTGAGTTATGATGCACAGGAAGTTATTTCCCACAATGGGCAGTTAGTGCTAAGCATCTGTCCCCAAAGCCAAGAGATTTAAggagtggttagggcactggccacatccaCCGAGACTGGTTGGTTCagacccggcccgggcctgctaaacaacaacaacaaaaaaaaaataggtgttgtgctgggcacctgtagtcacagctactagagaggctgaggcaagagaattgcttaagcccaagagtttgaattatgaggccacggcactctacagagggcaataaagtgagactctgtcttgattaaaaaaaaaaaagaggcctaaCCTGAGAGGATGGGGGTGAAAGGTAGCTACACTCCCTGAGCACATGAGTTCTTTGAGCCAGAACcactggatttctttctttcttttttttttttgagacagagtcccactgtgtcgccctcagtagagtgctgtagtgtcacagctcacagcaacctccaactcttgggcttaagtgattctctggtctcagcctcccgagtagctgggaccacaggcgcctgccacaacgcccggctttttttctgttgtagttgtcattgttgtttagccggccctggctaggttctaacctgccagcctcagtgtatgtggctgacgctgtaaccagtGTGCtttgggcaccgagccaaggatttctttttttgttagtcACACCACATTTCAAAAAATTCtctaacctctttttttttttttgagacagagcctcaagctgtcacccagagtagagtgctgtggcatcacagctcacagcaacgtccaacttctgggctcgagcaattctcctgcctctgcctcccaagtagctgggactacaggcacccaccacaacgcccggctatttttttgttgttgttgttgcagccatcgttgtttggcaggcccaggctggattcgaacctgccaactcagatgtatgtggctggtgccttagccgcttgagccacaggcgctgagcctctctaacctcttttttttttttccttcagggagTTTTAAGTTGAATTCTGCTCAGACTCCCAGCCCAATGCTCTCTCACGCCATCCATTCCTTTATTCAGTGTCGACAGCCATAGCTAAGACCCGGGGAGGATTCTCAGGGCACCGTCAAACTCAGCCTGTGGGAattgggaaggcttcctggaagataGTCCACTAGACCCAGGTCGAGGATGGGATAGGTAGGTCTAGGAGGGCCTGAATTCCAGGCAAAGGACCTGGGACTATGCCTGAGGGTGGCAGGGATCCCCATAGagactgggggttgggggggttggggggtcaCATTTGTATTCTAGAAAGGTCCCTTAGGCTATTTCTTTTTGCGGGGTGGGAGTGAGCTGGGTGTCAGGGAGAGAAAGCAGGAGAAGACTCAGGGAAGTATTTAGGAAGTAAAATCTGCAGAGCTGGTGGCCAGTTAGGTTTAAGGGTGAGAGGAAAGGGAGTTGAGGACAGGCCTAGGATTATGATTTCCATGACTTCCTGGTTGGTGGCGCCACTCCTCAGAAGCAGGGAAGGAATGAGCTTTGCGCTCATTCCCCAACTTCCTTCTTAACCTCTGCACTTTTCACACATTACTGAGCAGGCTGTAGGCCCTCATTTCATCCTCTAACCTCTTAATAAACTACACACCATCTTTAAAATGCTATGCTGCATGCCATTAATCTACAATCACTGCATAGCCATGATTGTGTGTTTATTGGCATGGAAGAATGTTTACAATGCatcattaaatgaaaaaagctGGTTTCCAAAGCAGCAAAGAGAAtatcttattttcattaaatatttatgtatattcagATATTAAAAATTATGGAGGCTAAGTGtagtgtctcacgcctgtaatcccagcactctaggaggctgagacaggaagattgcttgagaccaggagtttaagacaaacctgggcaacatagcaagaccccaactctacaaaatacttaaaaattagccagatgtggtttcacgtgcctgtagtcctagctatgcaGGAGACTGAgctaagaggatcacttaagcccaggaactggaggttgcagtgagctgtaatgatgccactgcactctagcccaggcaatagagaaAGACTCAGTCAGCctcccaggtgtgagccaccacgcctcgcttgtttttttacttttaagaaaggaaaacatgacCAGcgtgagctagagtgagacccaatctctaaaaaaatagctgggcattgtggtaggtgcctgtagtcccagctaattgggaggctgatgcaagaggattgattgagcccaaaagtttgaggttgctatgacctaaaGATGCTGGGGCAGTCTACTGAGAGTGACcacatgagactgtctcaacaaaaagacTGGGTGCCCGTAcctctggttagagtgctggccacatgctccatggttggtgggttcaaatcggcccgagcctgctaaaacaaacaaacaaaaaaaatagctgggcgttgtgttgggtgcctgtagtcccagctacttagcgaggctgaaggcaagagaattgcttgagcccaagaatttgaggttgctgtgagctatgacaccacaatactctactgagggcaaaaactaagactgtctcaatataaaaaaaagaaagaaaggaaaacataccAGCCATTGAACTGGCTGAACCAAGAGAAAAAGATATTTGAGCCTACTTCTGGAAGGCTAGGCTGTAGCAAGCAGAAGCCTGCAGACCTTTCTGGAATCTTGAGAGAGAGGGCTGAAgaccagaaataatttttttttttttgtagagacaagagtctcactgtactgccctcgggtagagtgccgtggcgtcacacggctcacagcaacctctaactcttgggcttacacgattctcttgcctcagtctcccaagcagctgggcctacaggcgcccgccacaacgtccggctatttttttgttgcagtttggccggggctgggtttgaacccgccatcctcggcatatggggccggcgccctactcactgagccacaggcgccgcccttttttttttttttggagacagtctcactctgttaccctgggtagcatgctgtggcatcatagctgacagcaatctcaaactcttgggcttgagcaatcctcgtaactcagtctcctgagtggttgggacgacaggtgcctgccacaatgcttggctagtttttctatttttgaagagACGGtgtgtcattcttgctcaggctggactcgaactcctgagctcaagcaatccacctgccttgcctctcaaagtgctaggattacaggtgtgagccactgtgcccagctagaaTGGACTTTAGATCCGTTGTCTCTGGGCTATTTTCTCGCAGGTCCTTTCCTGGGACCCACTGGACAGAGGAGCTgggaggggagatgggaggaaactcctgggctggagcatCAAGACTCATCCTCACTTTTCCCCAGGAGGCCTCTGCAACCTGTGCCCAGACAGAGCCAATAAGGAGCATATCCTGCAGGCAGGAGGCATCCCGCTCATCACCAACTGCCTGTCCAGTCCCAACGAGGAGACGGTACTGTCCGCTGTCACCACTCTCATATACCTGAGCTCGCCAGGCCCAGGCTCCAACCCCGAGCTGACCACCTTGCCTGTGGTCCAGTGCATGCTGCGCTTCTCTCTCTCCGCCAACATGAGGCTCCGGAACCTGGCTCAGATCTTCCTGGAGGACCTCTGTTCCCCAAGCCAGGTGGCCGAAGCCCGCAGCAGGCAGGCAGACTCTGCCCTGGGTATCCCTCTGCCCAGAACTGCAGCCCCAGAGCAGTCTTGACCCAAGGCTAGAGAACTCAGTCATGGAAGGGTGTGCAGGAAGCAGATGGAACACAGCTCCCCAGAGTGCATTATGCCCAAGTGGTGCCTTTTCAGCCATTTTAAAGGTAGGTTTTTTCACAACAGGTTTTACATGGTGGGTGATGAAAAGGCATTGGCGGGGCCAAATGTGGTGCcttgatgcctataatcctagcactccgggaggccaaggcaggtggattgcctgagctcacgagctcatgagttggagaccagcctgagcaagagcaccaccacatctctaaaaatagctgggccttgtggccagcacctgtagtcccagctacttgggtggctgagccaagagaatcacttgagcactggagtttgaggttgctatgagctgtgataccacagtattctacccagggcaacaaagtgagactctaaaaaagaaaaaagaaaagacattaggAGCGAGGAAGCCAGACACAGACACATAAGGAAGAAAATCAAatctgatggaactggaaaaagaagaacaatctaagcctaaacccagcagaaaaaaagaaatatccaaaatgaaatcagagattaatgaaattgaaaacaaaagaatcattcagaaaattaatgaaaacaaggagttggttttttgaaaaaataaataaaatagataaacctttggctagagtcgaggtcctcaaactgcagcccgtgggccatatgaggccgtgtgattgtatttgttcccattttgtttttttacttgaaaataagatatgtgcagtgtgcatagcaatttgttaatagtttttttaaaactatagtctggccctccaactgtcttaagggacagtgaactggccccctgtttaaaaatttgaggaataaaaaagttaaatatctagtaaccttaatcagaaatgactgagggattgatccctgtgaatcaaatagtgactaattctcacataaattggatttaattttaaccaaagaacattatttaaacaattttttttttaaacattaatttttaattcaacttgttaatatgttgtttaggatattgcatcctcatttataagtgacgtgtttataatttcccatttataataatgtattttcttcaattttaatatcaggtgtacccagatcaagtagaatgattttgaagcatttcttctttttctattgtctataagatttggcatgataattgcgagagggactttacctaacaaatgcaatcagtgtaacctggcttattgtaccttcagtgaagccccaacaataaaaaaataaaaaataaaataaataaaaagatttggcatgatctgttttcaaaattatgttacttttatttataaatattagttgtctattttttgagacttaaaaataagtttaactGCTGACTCCATACTAAAcctgagtcaaagcattctataatagacaatGTGAATAGAATAGACATTCtattatttgacaatgtgaatgttactttctttgtattattattattgcttaatattttgatgtagcaattgtctgattccttttctgaatgtatttatgttcgttcattctgtacgaggtttttgtttctagtcctaaagaaaaagaaaatcaaagctgGTACGCTCTTCACAGACTGGTGCTCTCAGCCACCTGGGGGTGAGGGTCCTGCCTCTGGGACCACCCACTGCCAGGCTCACGCCCTCAGGTAAGAAGCAGTTGGGTCTCTTGAAGCTTTGCACATGGGCGTTCTCAGGAGCAGCACCTGAGACTGAGGCTTAGGAGAGTTGCCTGCACCTGAAGAAACAAGGGATTACCACTTCACAGAGGGATAGAAATGAGAAGCTTCCTGGTTAAAGGGCCTTGGG is a window of Nycticebus coucang isolate mNycCou1 chromosome 18, mNycCou1.pri, whole genome shotgun sequence DNA encoding:
- the ARMC7 gene encoding armadillo repeat-containing protein 7 isoform X1 codes for the protein MAQKPKVDPHVGRLGYLQALVTEFQETESQDAKEQVLANLANFAYDPSNYQYLRQLQVLDLFLDSLSEENETLVEFAIGGLCNLCPDRANKEHILQAGGIPLITNCLSSPNEETVLSAVTTLIYLSSPGPGSNPELTTLPVVQCMLRFSLSANMRLRNLAQIFLEDLCSPSQVAEARSRQADSALGIPLPRTAAPEQS